The genomic region cctctcccgcctaccgctccattaggtcccagggaagctgagcctcccagGAAGTGACAATGTTGTCGCATtcatccaatgaccgtctcgctttgctgcatgaaaaaaacctgctcagcgctgtctcataggaatgcttggaggctctgcGTCCACCACACTGAcatgagaatgtatgacagggaggtcgcgtttgaaaaatggtgataaacagctgatgtttgaacatcatagtcgtGGTGTGAAATGCATCttagcgcacgtttaatgcaatgtaaattcttattttaatgtaaattcagtagtgcatatttgaccatttcttctatgaaattttagggcaAGTTCAGCCTCCCTCTCAGAGCAATCGTCCCTGGTGGAcactgtgtttggtttgtccgccCTTggctacagtagaaacatggcagtacaCCATAGGGGAcacgctccctatgtagatataaacgctcattgtaaggtaatgaaaacagacttatttccaggtgattgTACCCCCTATATAGCCtcctaaaccctacacactggacctttaaatgctCTTTCAGAAGCTTCAGAGTGAGGTTTCTGGGAAAACGCTGAAGAAATTGAAGCATTTTTGCATTGAATAGatacattttgaaatattgCGTGTAAAAATCAACTATCTGtggctttattttgaaaatatcaGTGTCATTATAGAAGTTTAAACACCTAAACAGATTAAACTCTCCTTATAGAAGCAGCTGCTGAAATATAATACATAGTCTCGTCAGAGTGTATTGCTAAAGAGCCAGAGATATTAACTGCAGAGATAACAGCTGATCCTTCAGGTTTTGGGTTAAATCTTATTTCCGTGACTTCTTTTACATCACGACACCATGTCGTTTTTTAAAGTCTTCAACCAGTGGCGGCCATTTCTCTTACTGCAAGGCGAGGATCTGACATGTAGAGCAGGCGTCTGAGAGTGGTGCGGAGGAAGTAGGGCTGCAGGCAGGCAGGTGATGAAGTGTGACGTTCATCACAGTAGAAACTCCACAGTTTCTGTTCTCTTCTTCTCAGACGTCCCATGGGTCAGCCCCGCTTTCTTACCAGCTATTCTGGTTTCAACACACATCCTTTGGTTAGGCAGGACAAATGAGGTCTCACACAACCTTACAAACACTTAAACTGACAGAAAGATACATAGAGAGGCACCAGCAGCAGGATTGCGTGCACTCTGTCGTATAACGGCTCTATGTAAAAGTGTGCTGATTAAATCTTGAATTTAAAAATAACCCTGACAGTCATGTGATCAGCATGCCTTTATGCACAGCGGCTTCTCTGAGTGACCCTTGTGCAGATGAAAGCCTTTATCTGCCCGAGCTTTTCTGCTTTATGTTATGGTCATGATTATACCAATGTAATCATGACCATAACTTTAATCTCCTGGAATGGAAGTCTTAACCCcgttaaataaaactaaatctCAGGACTGAGGAGGAACAAGATTCACTTTATCAACAGCATGGTTTTGTCCTCACTGAGTAAATTGTCTGTCAATAGACCTTTATCCATGGGACAGCCAGGAATGTCAAAAACTAGATTAGCAGAGTGGGGACATTCAGCTTTGCCCACTTAGCTGCTGTGAAACACATCATTGTGTCACACATGATGTAACGCAGGAGTCTGATGCTCATCCTAAAATGGTGAAAAGGTGTTTTAGACAGAAGTCGACTAAGAGGAGGAATTAGTGTTCtataaatgtatgaataaatacacactgtgatgccacacagctggttcaatatcagcaaagtttccctttatattcattgtcttgtgtggcaatcagcagtgatgtggtggttcacttttacactgtgatctgtagccatATTTCAATGTTGAAGGTCGGTCTGGGCCAGCTGGGAAGAGAATAGTCATAGATTTGTTAGATTAAAATCTAATCTATGAACTATATTAGATTTAAAAGTTGAACTATGAAGGCTTTTGTGCGAAAAAGATGATCGTGACCATGATAATTTCATGAACATCGAAAATGTTTATGGACCCCCCTGAACCCTTGCAGGGTCCCTGGACTCCACAAGTTTCAAGACTTTCAGACTTTTCAAGACAATTTAAAAGTACTTGTGAAGCATAGCATAGGTATGGAAACTTTGGGATTCATGACCCTACATTATAAATCACACTGTCACGACATTATTTTTCTCTTGAACTGAATGAATTTCAGCCAGCTGGCGTACATGTAGGGAGATGTGACGtggggagaaaatgaagaaacataCGAGATGGTCAACAAAATGTCTCACATCGCCGCATATTAGAGCTAcatacagaaaatacatttgcagTTGTGTTACATCACATGGAAGATTACTATAACAATTAGTTTTggtacacacaacaaaattccctAACTCCTCCAAAACTTTCAAGGATTTTACTGATtcttccaggttttccatgaccgaTGACTCCCTGCCACGGCATACTGAGTGGCTCTCTTGATATGTAAAGAGAGCTCCAGTTCAGTCATACAAACGTTTGTTCAAGGAGCTCCTGTCACACAATATATTGAACTCAAACTAGATATTCAGTGACACACTCATGTTTCGCTTGTTTGTGTTGCAGAGGACGCAGAACGGCGTCAGGAGCCTCTTCAGAAAACAGAGCCACCTGCCAAAATCCACCTGCCGCCTCCAGAGAGAAACGGTCAGGCTGAGATGTTGCTGGGAGCAGCATGGGCCCTTTCACCCTGCCCTCACCTGCACCTGGGGGCCCAGACAGGCTCAAAGTGGGAGGAGGGCTTCACTGCATGCAGAGACCCCGCAAAACATGCTGGGACAGAGGGGGGCAGAGGGCCGCCTGCGTGCAGCACAATGAGGGAACACCGCATCCCACTTCCTGCCACAGAGCTGGGTGGCACCGCGTTAGTTACAACTAAAACTGTgtagggctgtgtgtgtgtgtgtgtggataatcttctaacatgttttttaaaacaattttctACTGCTGTTGTTTTATCTCACTGCCTTGCTTGATGAATACAAGTGTCATGATGTAGATTGGTGTCCAATAATACCATGTAAGACTGTTTATGGTGTCGTGTACTTTGCTGCAAAGTGTtgttaaaagacaaaacaaacaaactgctcTGAATCTTATGctatattttaataaaacacaaaaccaaaatcatcacagAAACATTTCTGATGTTCTGAAAACAAAGGTAGCATTGTTGTGTTGTGAAAGAGAAATATTCTCAGATCTCCGCTATATTACGACAAGAACTGCTTGGATATAGTGTCAttgtctctgcagcagaaaaGGCTATTTACACGGTAAATAATTATGTCAATCTTTCTCAATCAGTGAGCTTCCTGCAGGCAACATCTAAACCTAAACGGAGACCTGTTCAAAGTACAGTCAAGAAGAGTACACTCAGTATCAGCATT from Epinephelus lanceolatus isolate andai-2023 chromosome 18, ASM4190304v1, whole genome shotgun sequence harbors:
- the LOC117268870 gene encoding uncharacterized protein LOC117268870 → MGRDCGPRQKWDSLLSICFPSVRKTRPEPDPPSEPPLADLVQFTAKTPPPASLSRSPEADSVMLLNPALWIFVVLATVGSIVALVLWFLIYKRQTRNISISEDAERRQEPLQKTEPPAKIHLPPPERNGQAEMLLGAAWALSPCPHLHLGAQTGSKWEEGFTACRDPAKHAGTEGGRGPPACSTMREHRIPLPATELGGTALVTTKTV